A genome region from Marinobacter panjinensis includes the following:
- a CDS encoding threonine aldolase family protein: protein MSESEQFASDNYSGVCPQAWKAMAEANCTDEPAYGEDRWTQRAADDLRTLFDTDCDVYFVFNGTAANSLALASIGQSFHSVICHELAHIETDECGGPEYASNGAKLMLGQGADGKLTPESIEYLVTKRSDIHYPKPKALSLTQATEVGTVYTPAELHAIRRTADQHRLNIHMDGARFANAVAALDVHPSEITWKAGVDVLCFSGTKNGLALGEAVVFFNHELAEDFEWRCKQAGQLASKMRYISAPWCGLLEGDVWLQNARHANGCAERLEKGLQGLPGIRLRYPRQVNGVFVEMPEPVQAVLREKGWNFYNFIGGSARLMCSWSTTSGQVDRFLADVRALVA from the coding sequence GTGTCAGAGTCCGAACAGTTCGCCAGTGATAACTACAGCGGTGTTTGCCCACAAGCCTGGAAGGCGATGGCCGAGGCGAATTGTACCGATGAGCCGGCCTACGGCGAGGACCGCTGGACACAGCGGGCGGCGGATGACCTTCGAACGCTGTTTGACACGGATTGCGATGTCTACTTCGTGTTCAATGGCACCGCCGCCAATTCGCTTGCCCTGGCCTCCATTGGCCAATCCTTTCACAGTGTTATCTGCCATGAGCTGGCGCACATAGAAACCGACGAATGTGGCGGGCCCGAGTACGCCTCAAACGGGGCCAAGTTAATGTTGGGGCAGGGCGCGGACGGAAAGCTGACTCCGGAAAGTATTGAGTATCTGGTTACCAAGCGCAGCGATATCCACTATCCCAAACCCAAGGCCCTGAGCCTGACCCAGGCCACCGAGGTGGGCACGGTTTATACGCCAGCCGAATTGCATGCTATCCGCAGAACAGCGGATCAACACAGGCTGAACATTCATATGGACGGCGCCCGTTTCGCCAATGCCGTGGCAGCACTGGACGTGCATCCTTCCGAGATCACCTGGAAGGCAGGGGTGGATGTGTTGTGCTTCTCGGGCACCAAGAATGGCCTGGCGTTGGGTGAGGCAGTGGTGTTCTTCAACCACGAACTGGCTGAAGACTTCGAGTGGCGCTGTAAGCAGGCAGGGCAGCTGGCCTCAAAAATGCGGTACATTTCGGCGCCCTGGTGCGGGCTGCTGGAAGGGGATGTATGGCTGCAGAATGCCCGCCACGCCAACGGGTGTGCAGAACGGCTTGAGAAGGGACTTCAGGGGCTGCCGGGTATCAGGCTTCGTTATCCCAGGCAGGTGAATGGTGTTTTCGTGGAGATGCCGGAGCCGGTGCAGGCCGTTTTGCGGGAGAAGGGTTGGAATTTTTACAACTTCATTGGTGGCAGCGCTCGTCTGATGTGTTCATGGTCCACCACATCGGGGCAGGTGGATCGATTTCTGGCAGACGTGCGTGCACTGGTGGCCTGA
- a CDS encoding crotonase/enoyl-CoA hydratase family protein has translation MTDLVNYQLEDGVATITISNGKANALSHDVFEALNHALDRAEEDKAVVILTGQPGILSGGYDLKEMQKGPKEASALVTVGSRFTRRLAAFPLPIIGACSGHAIAKGAFVLLSVDYRIGIEGDFKLGLNEVAIGMTMHHAGIEIARHRLSPSHFYRSVINAEIFSPKGAVEAGFLDEVVAPEQLKARANEVAQQFRKLNMKAHEQTKRKAKAAYLELLDDCILKDAEHLGLMS, from the coding sequence GTGACGGACCTTGTAAATTACCAATTGGAAGATGGCGTAGCCACAATCACTATCAGTAATGGCAAGGCGAATGCGCTGAGCCACGACGTGTTTGAGGCGCTGAATCACGCCCTTGATCGGGCCGAGGAAGACAAGGCCGTGGTCATTCTGACGGGACAGCCCGGTATTCTTTCCGGCGGCTACGACCTGAAGGAAATGCAGAAAGGGCCGAAGGAAGCGTCCGCGCTGGTCACGGTCGGTTCACGGTTCACCCGTCGCCTGGCAGCCTTCCCGCTGCCGATAATCGGTGCCTGCAGTGGCCACGCCATTGCCAAGGGCGCGTTCGTTCTCCTGTCGGTGGACTACCGCATTGGTATCGAGGGTGATTTCAAGCTGGGCCTGAACGAAGTGGCCATCGGCATGACCATGCACCATGCCGGTATCGAAATTGCGCGCCACCGCCTGTCGCCGTCGCATTTTTACCGTTCCGTGATCAACGCGGAAATTTTCAGCCCCAAAGGAGCCGTTGAAGCCGGTTTCCTGGATGAGGTGGTTGCGCCGGAGCAGCTTAAAGCGAGGGCGAATGAAGTGGCCCAGCAGTTCCGTAAGCTGAACATGAAGGCGCACGAGCAGACCAAGCGTAAAGCCAAGGCCGCGTATCTCGAACTTCTGGATGATTGTATCCTGAAGGACGCAGAACACCTGGGATTGATGAGCTGA
- a CDS encoding DUF2339 domain-containing protein: protein MEALLLILVLAVAVLVPVGSVLGFLAFRRRGDQSARMASLEHELSVLRAEIAGLKRQMVRGDQPPALELDEPEAPVVTARHLTEPHPGPAAPSTDDWVVSPRPETSNASDSGKSSRLVRTLKENWMVWLGGLSVCLAGIFMVSHSINAGLIGPVQQLIMALASGLALHAGAEYLRRRNQVFAALAGGGSITLYAALLAGVHHYGLVSPTTGLVGLAVVSLGTMVLALVHGPLLAVMGLSGAYLVPLLIGGEDGSVAFVLAYSFLITLSSLLLMRYVYRDWLWYATLAGALLWWLVTVSSAAAGAATAWYIAGLFLVFAILPGSAKVEAPRLREVLIALLIVWALSMDDQSVSSPLFWSWLLILPVAALAPQSRGALWFLPWGAVLASAAGWLGYRARSGADTLFPTQMPLEQQDSFLSYLIAAAVITVGLGLWHWVRQSDQRRWASLTFLSPLVWLVLGWLLIHGSETSVTWSVAMLVIGGVYGVLAWKMEALERYRGGVVWAVLAAHMSYSLAAVMLFREGSLTLALSAQFVSLTWLARRYEMPELYLLLKVALALVVARLTFNPWLQDYDASVHWSLWTYGGAALFAGIATWMAGRNHGIRPWLEGATLHLLVLFLGAEMRHWLYEGDIFAHEYSFTEATINTMLWGALSLTYMVRARASQSLEWLYRLFSWILLGLSILSYLTLVTVHNPWWGDSVIGDAAIFNMLLPAFGGPVLLALVASRFPQLAPRLWSLCVAAACFALFTLLEIRQLWQGSEMGLSFGVSEGELYSYSVVGMLYAIAAIFYSTRRDNEVLRKAGMALLGVVIGKIFLIDMAGLQGLWRVAAFMGLGLALLGLAWMYGKTRRMPESS from the coding sequence TTGGAAGCATTACTCCTCATCCTGGTTTTAGCCGTTGCGGTGCTTGTTCCGGTTGGCTCCGTCCTGGGCTTTCTCGCCTTTCGCCGGCGTGGTGACCAGTCGGCTCGTATGGCGTCACTGGAGCACGAACTGTCAGTGCTGCGAGCAGAAATTGCAGGGCTCAAACGCCAGATGGTACGGGGGGATCAACCGCCGGCATTGGAACTGGACGAGCCTGAAGCGCCCGTCGTCACCGCGCGGCATCTGACGGAACCGCATCCCGGGCCAGCCGCGCCATCAACCGATGATTGGGTTGTTTCGCCCCGCCCGGAAACCAGTAACGCATCGGACTCAGGAAAGTCTTCCCGCCTGGTTCGTACCCTGAAAGAAAACTGGATGGTCTGGCTTGGCGGTCTGAGTGTGTGCCTGGCGGGAATATTCATGGTCAGCCATTCCATCAATGCCGGGCTTATTGGCCCTGTGCAGCAACTGATCATGGCTCTGGCAAGTGGTCTTGCGTTGCATGCGGGAGCGGAATACCTGCGCCGCCGTAACCAGGTGTTCGCTGCGCTGGCGGGCGGCGGCAGTATTACCTTATATGCCGCATTGCTGGCCGGTGTACACCACTATGGACTTGTCAGTCCGACGACGGGGCTGGTCGGCCTGGCGGTGGTATCACTGGGCACCATGGTGTTAGCACTGGTTCATGGCCCGTTGCTGGCAGTCATGGGGTTAAGTGGTGCCTATCTGGTGCCTCTGCTGATCGGTGGTGAGGATGGCAGCGTGGCATTTGTGCTGGCTTACAGCTTCCTGATTACCCTCAGCTCGCTACTGTTGATGCGCTATGTGTACCGCGACTGGCTGTGGTACGCCACATTGGCTGGCGCACTTTTGTGGTGGTTGGTTACCGTGTCTTCTGCTGCCGCTGGAGCCGCGACAGCCTGGTATATCGCCGGGTTGTTTCTGGTCTTCGCGATCCTGCCGGGTTCGGCAAAGGTGGAGGCGCCGCGCCTGCGGGAAGTGCTGATAGCGCTGTTGATTGTCTGGGCACTGTCGATGGATGACCAGTCAGTTTCCAGCCCGCTGTTCTGGAGCTGGTTGTTGATCCTGCCAGTGGCGGCGCTGGCTCCACAGAGCCGCGGAGCGCTGTGGTTTCTTCCCTGGGGTGCGGTGCTGGCCAGCGCAGCAGGCTGGTTGGGGTACAGGGCTCGCAGTGGCGCAGACACGCTGTTCCCGACTCAGATGCCCCTGGAGCAACAGGACAGCTTTCTTTCCTATCTCATTGCTGCCGCCGTAATCACTGTTGGTCTGGGATTGTGGCACTGGGTGCGTCAGAGTGATCAGCGGCGGTGGGCCTCGTTAACGTTTCTGTCACCCCTGGTATGGCTGGTTCTAGGCTGGTTACTGATTCACGGCTCCGAAACGTCTGTCACCTGGTCGGTGGCGATGCTGGTCATCGGCGGCGTGTACGGTGTGCTGGCCTGGAAAATGGAAGCGCTCGAACGCTATCGGGGTGGCGTTGTCTGGGCCGTTCTCGCGGCGCACATGAGTTACTCCCTGGCAGCAGTGATGCTGTTCCGCGAAGGCTCACTGACGCTGGCGCTTTCTGCCCAGTTTGTCAGTCTGACCTGGCTGGCGCGCCGCTATGAGATGCCGGAACTGTACCTGCTGTTGAAAGTGGCGCTGGCCCTGGTCGTTGCACGGCTGACCTTCAATCCATGGTTGCAGGACTACGATGCCTCTGTGCATTGGTCCCTGTGGACCTATGGTGGGGCGGCGCTGTTTGCAGGCATTGCCACCTGGATGGCCGGCAGGAATCATGGCATTCGCCCGTGGCTCGAAGGGGCAACACTGCATTTGCTGGTGTTGTTCCTCGGCGCAGAGATGCGTCATTGGCTCTATGAGGGCGATATTTTTGCCCATGAGTACAGTTTCACCGAGGCGACCATCAACACCATGCTGTGGGGCGCGCTTAGCCTGACCTACATGGTGCGCGCAAGAGCAAGCCAGTCGCTGGAATGGCTCTATCGCCTGTTCTCGTGGATTCTGCTTGGACTGTCCATACTGAGTTATCTCACTCTCGTTACTGTGCACAATCCCTGGTGGGGCGACAGCGTCATTGGTGATGCTGCGATATTCAACATGCTGCTGCCTGCCTTTGGTGGCCCGGTGCTGCTGGCGCTTGTTGCAAGCCGGTTCCCTCAGCTTGCACCCCGGCTATGGTCGTTGTGCGTGGCAGCTGCCTGTTTTGCGTTGTTTACCCTGCTGGAAATTCGTCAGCTCTGGCAGGGTAGTGAGATGGGGCTGTCGTTTGGTGTGTCAGAGGGGGAGTTGTACAGCTATTCGGTAGTGGGCATGTTGTATGCCATTGCCGCCATTTTCTATTCTACGAGACGTGACAACGAGGTGCTTCGCAAGGCGGGCATGGCCCTGCTGGGTGTTGTGATAGGCAAGATATTCCTGATCGACATGGCGGGCCTGCAGGGCCTGTGGCGGGTAGCCGCGTTTATGGGGCTTGGCCTGGCGTTGTTAGGGTTGGCCTGGATGTACGGGAAAACGCGGCGCATGCCTGAGAGTAGCTAG
- a CDS encoding DUF2750 domain-containing protein, translated as MTAMTNDEMNQILELNGEERYDYFLSLVGEEREIWILVNSENRFLKIESDDGALAHLPVWPSSAFAVEYAKGASDLSPKSISLPDFFKKWVPGLTKDGLEVGVFPGRGDTLWITEPEELKRDLQDEMSSF; from the coding sequence ATGACTGCCATGACCAACGACGAAATGAACCAGATCCTCGAATTGAATGGTGAAGAGCGATACGACTACTTCCTGAGCCTGGTGGGTGAGGAGCGGGAAATCTGGATTCTGGTGAATTCGGAGAACCGCTTCCTGAAGATCGAATCGGACGACGGTGCCCTTGCTCATTTGCCGGTATGGCCCAGCTCGGCATTTGCGGTGGAGTACGCGAAAGGTGCCAGTGACCTCTCCCCGAAAAGTATCTCGCTACCTGATTTTTTCAAAAAATGGGTACCTGGCCTGACCAAAGACGGCCTGGAGGTAGGTGTCTTTCCCGGCCGCGGTGACACACTGTGGATAACAGAGCCGGAGGAGCTGAAGCGCGACCTGCAGGACGAGATGTCAAGCTTCTGA
- a CDS encoding DUF3185 family protein, translated as MGSTKLIGLVLLVVGIALLFFGYQSTQSVGDQITETLTGRFTDETMWYLIGGAAAVVAGGFLAFVRK; from the coding sequence ATGGGAAGCACGAAACTCATTGGCCTGGTTCTGCTGGTGGTTGGTATTGCCCTGCTCTTCTTCGGGTACCAGTCTACACAATCAGTGGGGGACCAGATTACTGAAACGCTCACCGGTCGCTTTACGGATGAAACCATGTGGTACCTGATTGGTGGCGCCGCAGCCGTTGTTGCGGGTGGATTCCTGGCGTTCGTCAGAAAATAA
- a CDS encoding DUF3096 domain-containing protein, translating into MTLHLELAPLISLGAGIGILVFPKLLNYIVAGYLIVLGVLGLLGHSF; encoded by the coding sequence ATGACACTTCACCTTGAACTTGCCCCCCTGATCAGTCTGGGTGCAGGCATTGGCATACTGGTATTTCCAAAGCTGCTCAACTACATCGTGGCAGGCTACCTGATCGTTCTGGGCGTTCTGGGATTACTGGGGCATTCCTTCTGA
- a CDS encoding SelT/SelW/SelH family protein, translating to MTNRVDIHYCTGCRWLLRSAWMAQELLTTFEGELESLALHPGSGGIFEVWVNEKRIWSRKEQEGFPEIKVLKQLVRDEIDPERSLGHVDR from the coding sequence ATGACAAACAGAGTTGATATCCATTACTGCACAGGCTGCCGCTGGCTGCTACGTTCGGCCTGGATGGCACAGGAACTGCTGACCACCTTCGAAGGCGAGCTGGAATCGCTGGCGTTGCATCCGGGAAGTGGCGGTATTTTCGAGGTGTGGGTTAATGAAAAGCGGATCTGGTCCCGCAAGGAGCAAGAAGGATTTCCGGAGATCAAGGTGCTCAAGCAACTGGTACGGGACGAAATCGACCCTGAACGCTCGCTCGGACACGTGGATCGCTGA
- a CDS encoding helix-turn-helix domain-containing protein, with protein MPFACFRRLTRARDLLRQPGHKITAIALACSFNDSSQFSRTFKD; from the coding sequence GTGCCGTTTGCCTGTTTCCGGCGGCTGACCCGGGCCCGTGATCTGCTACGCCAGCCCGGGCATAAAATCACCGCCATCGCCCTGGCCTGCAGTTTCAATGACTCCAGCCAGTTCAGCCGGACGTTCAAGGACTGA
- a CDS encoding BamA/TamA family outer membrane protein — protein MFKRAFVIFGIGLFCPPVAADPETDRCTFSEVQPESIDLDQPRDQLARQSDMVIPEGARIGQVRIIRRPIFDVSDPDQDNVFYRTMNALNTPTWESALRAQLVFREGNVYEPDAIAESERILRQREYLAAAWVGVTRVCGDEVEVSVLARDTWTLFPTVGGSRSGGENTTNTGISDPNFLGSGKSVGISYTRDPDRTETGINYDDPNVLGSHWQSGFSYDKRSDGRGRSVYLERPFFSQRTDWRFGLSGVDDVRDESRFVGAEAIADYRRSQEFVSVDVGWRLAERNDRQWRLLAGWRYDALNFERLPDEPDLDLLPEDRTLSYPWIGFDYRENRFREMTNLTRLQRVEDVRDGFVWLTELGYSSPGLGATEDRVVLNIEFEDALLATETNYARYGLSQSGSYRLDENRVENLQGTLNLEYFHGGSVRWTSWYTHLSVTAARNLTADQQLLIGGENGLRGYPSDYQQGNRRALWTLERRYFPDWHPFKLFRLGGVLFTDVGRAWFDDGRNNGPADGVLKDVGFGLRLASNRIEVQRMLHLDFAFPLDGDDSIDQVQVLLRGRTQF, from the coding sequence ATGTTCAAGCGTGCCTTTGTTATTTTCGGGATAGGACTCTTCTGCCCGCCCGTGGCAGCAGATCCCGAAACAGACCGCTGTACCTTCAGCGAGGTCCAGCCGGAGTCGATTGACCTTGACCAGCCCCGGGACCAGTTGGCACGCCAGAGCGATATGGTGATCCCGGAAGGAGCCCGCATTGGCCAGGTTCGTATCATTCGCCGACCGATTTTTGATGTCAGTGATCCGGACCAGGACAATGTTTTTTACCGCACTATGAACGCACTCAATACGCCCACCTGGGAGTCTGCTCTGCGTGCCCAGCTAGTGTTCCGTGAGGGCAATGTCTACGAGCCGGATGCCATCGCCGAGTCCGAGCGCATTCTCCGTCAGCGCGAGTACCTGGCCGCGGCCTGGGTTGGTGTCACTCGTGTCTGCGGGGATGAGGTGGAGGTAAGTGTTCTGGCACGGGATACCTGGACGTTATTTCCTACGGTCGGAGGGTCACGTTCCGGTGGCGAGAACACAACCAACACCGGTATTTCCGACCCGAACTTTCTGGGGTCCGGCAAGAGCGTGGGGATTTCCTACACCAGGGACCCGGACCGCACCGAGACCGGCATAAATTATGATGATCCCAATGTCCTTGGTTCCCACTGGCAGTCGGGATTTTCCTACGATAAACGCAGCGACGGCCGCGGCCGTAGTGTCTACCTGGAACGACCATTTTTTAGCCAACGTACAGATTGGCGCTTCGGGCTCAGCGGCGTGGACGACGTACGGGATGAGTCCCGTTTCGTGGGGGCCGAGGCCATTGCTGATTACCGCCGTAGCCAGGAGTTCGTCAGTGTTGATGTGGGCTGGCGGCTCGCGGAGCGTAATGATCGCCAATGGAGGCTGCTTGCCGGTTGGCGTTATGATGCGCTGAATTTTGAACGCCTGCCGGATGAGCCCGACCTGGACTTACTGCCGGAAGACCGGACCCTGAGCTATCCATGGATCGGTTTTGACTACCGCGAAAACCGCTTCCGGGAGATGACAAACCTCACCCGCCTGCAGCGGGTTGAGGATGTCCGGGATGGGTTTGTGTGGCTTACAGAACTGGGTTATTCATCTCCCGGGCTGGGAGCTACAGAAGATCGCGTCGTGTTGAACATCGAATTCGAGGATGCGCTGCTGGCTACCGAAACCAACTATGCTCGCTACGGGCTCAGCCAGAGTGGTAGTTATCGCCTGGATGAAAACCGTGTCGAGAATCTTCAGGGGACACTCAATCTGGAGTACTTTCACGGTGGTTCTGTGCGGTGGACGAGCTGGTATACCCATCTGTCTGTGACGGCAGCCCGAAATCTGACCGCGGACCAGCAGCTATTGATCGGCGGTGAAAATGGCCTCCGAGGATATCCGAGTGACTACCAGCAGGGTAACCGGCGAGCACTCTGGACGCTGGAGCGGCGCTATTTTCCGGACTGGCATCCGTTCAAGCTGTTCCGTTTGGGCGGTGTTCTGTTCACTGACGTGGGTCGTGCGTGGTTCGATGACGGACGCAACAATGGCCCGGCTGATGGCGTCCTGAAAGATGTGGGGTTCGGTCTGCGGCTGGCCTCAAACCGGATTGAAGTACAGCGGATGCTGCACCTGGACTTTGCTTTCCCGCTGGACGGGGACGACAGCATTGACCAGGTGCAGGTGTTGCTGCGGGGTCGAACGCAGTTTTAG
- a CDS encoding Acg family FMN-binding oxidoreductase encodes MNYSDYAKETWRHLALDNAAQDYSVLVHYATLAASSHNTQPWIFKLENNRIRILPDLSRRCPAVDPDDHHLYASLGCAAENLLLAAEAAGLKGHCSYDASTSGVNIDFEETTPFRSPLFEAIPQRQCSRVEYDGSQLSAEQLQQLEKAGQGDGVSIIVFTDGEQKEQVARYVAEGNTAQFGDSEWARELKSWIRFNGSEAVTKGDGLYGPVMGNPAVPRWLGLMAMHFGFSAKKQNQKDYRHIRSSSAIAVLVSEIDDKPHWIEAGRCYERLALQATALGLSTAFINQPVEVAPLRAEFARFLGVGNRRPDFVVRIGRGAEMPRSLRRPLEQVIK; translated from the coding sequence ATGAACTACTCAGACTATGCAAAGGAGACCTGGCGTCACCTGGCGCTGGACAACGCGGCGCAAGATTATTCAGTGCTCGTGCATTATGCGACGCTGGCGGCGTCCAGTCACAATACCCAGCCCTGGATTTTCAAACTGGAAAACAACCGGATACGGATTCTTCCGGATCTGTCACGGCGATGTCCGGCTGTCGACCCTGACGACCACCACCTGTACGCGAGCCTGGGCTGTGCCGCCGAGAATCTGCTGCTGGCAGCAGAAGCGGCGGGGCTGAAGGGCCACTGTTCCTATGATGCCTCAACCTCGGGGGTCAACATTGATTTTGAGGAAACAACCCCTTTCCGGTCGCCTTTGTTCGAGGCCATTCCCCAAAGGCAGTGCAGCCGCGTCGAGTACGATGGTTCGCAACTCTCTGCCGAGCAGTTGCAGCAATTGGAGAAGGCCGGGCAGGGTGATGGAGTCTCCATCATTGTGTTCACTGATGGTGAACAGAAGGAGCAGGTGGCGCGATATGTGGCGGAAGGCAATACCGCCCAGTTTGGCGATTCAGAATGGGCCCGGGAGCTCAAGTCCTGGATTCGCTTTAACGGTTCAGAGGCGGTGACAAAAGGTGACGGTCTGTATGGACCGGTCATGGGCAACCCGGCAGTGCCTCGATGGCTGGGTTTGATGGCGATGCACTTCGGGTTCTCTGCGAAGAAGCAGAACCAGAAAGACTACCGTCACATCCGGAGCTCATCTGCGATTGCAGTACTGGTTTCTGAGATCGACGACAAGCCCCATTGGATTGAAGCCGGTCGGTGCTACGAGCGACTCGCCCTGCAGGCCACCGCGTTGGGCCTGAGTACGGCCTTTATTAATCAGCCGGTTGAGGTGGCTCCGCTGCGAGCGGAATTTGCCCGTTTTCTGGGTGTGGGGAACCGACGGCCGGACTTTGTCGTGAGAATTGGTCGCGGAGCGGAAATGCCACGATCCCTGCGGCGGCCGCTGGAGCAAGTTATCAAGTGA